The Nocardia vinacea genome contains the following window.
GACCACGTAACCATCGAGCGGTTCCACGAGCTAGTCCTTCCGCTCCCGAGCGCGCTTGCTCAGCCGCCATTCCGGCGGAAATTTGCTGTCGTTGTCCTTGACCGCGTTATTGATTCCGCGATTCATGGCCTGCTCGAACATCATGTCTTCGGCGTCGGGCGCCGCGAAGCCGCCGACCGTTTCGAAAAGTCCGCTGATCATGCTGCCCAGATATTCGCCCTGGTACTGCTTCATGAACTCGAAGAAGGACTTCTGCATGAACACGGTGTCCGTCGGCCGGTTGCTGGCACAGGCCTGTGCGTATTTGTCCACTTCCGCTTCCAGCTGGTCCCTCGGGACGACGCTGTTGAGGAAGTTGCACTGGTACATTTCGGCGGCGGTGAACGCCCGCCCGGTGAACACCATCTCCTGGAATTTGCGCAGACCCATGGTCTGCGCCCACCACCACATCCGCGGCGCCCACCCGACGTAACGGAAGGCCGGATGCCCGAACAGCGCGTCGTCGGAGGAGATCACCAGATCGGCATCGGCGGCCTGATAGAAGTGCCACCCGTAGCAGTAGCCCTTCACCTCCAGGATGCTGATCTTCTTGAAATCCTGGAGGCTGCGAATTCCGGAGTGGGAGTTGGCATACCACGAGCTGAGCGTCGCGCCGTGCCGGAACGACCCCTGGGGCGGATAGGTGACTTCATCGGCGCCGATGCGGAATTCGGCGAGCTTCGGCCCCTGATCGGGGCTGGTGTGCGCCGCCATGAACTCCGGCAGGTCGGCACCGGTGCCGAGATCATCACCCTCGCCACGGATTACGAGCACCTTGACGTCGTCGTCGACACTGGCGCGGTGCAACAGGTCGGCATAGCGCACCCGGGCGGCGATGGTCGGCGCATTGAGGTGGTCGGGCCGGTTGAACGTGATCGTGGCGATCTTGGTCTTTGGATCCTTCGCGTAGAGGATGATTTCCTCGGCCGAAGGCACGGACTCACTCATGCGACGCTCCGATCGCGAGGCCCGCGTTGCTGTTCCACGACGGGCCGGAGGTCAGCACCTCGGGTCCGTCTGCTGTGATCAGCACCATCTCCCGTCCGAAGACTGCGCCGATGCCCTGCTCCCAGACGTAGCCGGTGACCGCGAGCACCATCCCGGGTTCCAGGTGCTCCGCGGCGGCGGTGGCCGGAAGTTGTCGCGACACAACGGGCGCATCGAACCCCAGCCCCAGTGCATGGGCCACCGGCAGCGGCGGCAACGGTTCACCGGCAGCCTCGTAAGCGCTGAGGAATTCGGAGGCGAGCCGACCCGGCCGACAGGCGGCGAGCAGGCGCGACCACAGCTGATCCCACCGCTCGTAGAGGGCACTTGTGCCGTCCTTCGGCGCCCAGGTCGGCCAGGTCCGGCCGATCTGGGCGATGTAGCCGTTGCCGATGACGCCCGCGGAGAAGGCCACCAGGTCACCGGCCTGCGCGCGCCGGTCACCGGACGCGCGCCGCCACGGGTGGTCCGGTGCGGTCACCCACGCGGCGTCCTGGGTGGCCGGGGTACTCATCCCTCCGGCCGCCATCGCCTGCAACATCACTCCGGTCAGGGTCTTCTCGGTGACGCCGGGCCGCAGTTCGGCAACCGCCGCCGCCAGGCCCGCTTCCGCGATGCGGATCGAATCCCGAAGCACCACAATTTCTTCGGGAGTCTTGATCCGCCGGGCGGCACGCATGGCCTGCTCGCCGTCGACCAGTTCCGCCTGGGGAAATGCCATCGGCAGGAACTGGGAGAACAGCGGGGACAGGGCATCCGTACCCACCCGCCTGGCGGTGGCGGCACCGCCGATCTGGCGCAGCACCCCCATGAGGTTGAGCGGATTCCACATGATCCCGTACAGGTTTTCGTGCGGAATGTCCTCGGGAACGCCTTCGTCCCAGGTGCTCAACAGATGAATGTCGCCGGTTTCGCGGACGAGGACGCATCCGGGACCGAACGGCCTGGTCCCCGCGGTCCACAGCTGCGGTGTGCCGGTGACATAGCGGATATTGGCCTGCCTGCCCAGTACGAGCAGGTCGAGGTCGTGGGCTTCCATCTGGGCCAGTACGCGCGCCCGTCGCCCGAGACGGAGTGCGCGTTCGTCGGCCAGGATTTCAGTTGCCATAGGGGGCGTAGGTGTAGTCGGTCAACGGAATGAAGCCTTCCTCGGTGATCACGATGATCTCCTCGCTGCGATAGCCCCCGGTGCCGTCCTCCCACACCACCGGTTCCAGCACCACTACCGTGCCCGGTGCGAGGACGAAGTTCTTGTCGAAGTCTTCGCCCAGGTCCGTGCCGATCATGGGCATCTCGGCGGGGCCGACGCCGATACCGTGCCCCAGATAGAAGTGGGGCAGCCAGGGCTTTTCGCCGCCATTGGCGTCGATGGCCGCCCTGGCCAGTTCATTCAGCGAGGCTCCGGCGCGGGTCACCGCGAGCACCGCGTCCAGGATCTCCCGCCATCTGGTGAATTGCGCCTGCTGCCTCGGGGTGGGGTCCTGACCAACCACCCAGGTCCGGCCGAAGTCGGAGCAGTACCCGCCGTAGCTGATGCTCACGTCGGTCCACAGGACATCGCCGCGCGCCAGCTCCCGTTCGGTCGTAAGCAAAGGCAACGCAAGATCGTCGTGTACCGTCCAGACGCCTTCTGCCTTGCTTTCCGGCATGACCTGCCAGATGGGGTCGAGAATATTGGCGGTGGCGCCGAGTTCGAACGCCCGCCGCACGAAGGCCGCCGAGAGGTCGATCTGCCGGATTCCGGGTGCCAGCGCCGCGTGGACATCGACCATCGCGGTGTCGGTTATCCGGCACGCCGTGCGAATGCAGGCCAGCTCGTCCTGGGTCTTGACCAATTTGGCCGCGCTGAGCACCAGGGCGGCGTCGGTGAGCGACCCGGACGGGAACAATTTCCGCTCCGCGCGTCGCATCGCACCCGTGGACTGGTCCACGGCCACCCTCGCCCCGCTGGGGACGAGCTCGGCCAGGATCCGCGCGAAATCCGTTACACCTTCGTCGAATTCGAGATAGACGGGTCCGTGGACATAGTCCGCGGGCAACTCCGTTTCGGTGGCCGCGCCCTCACGGAAGGGCATGAACAAATGCGGCCACTCGTCGTCCGCCAGGACCACCGCGACCGGGCACTCAATATGCGACAGACCGGCGTCGCCGAGCGGCCAACTCGCTCCGGTCGCATACATGACGGATTGATCTTCGAGCAGAACCAGCGCATCCACGCCCTGCTCCGCCATCGCCGCCCGTAACCGAGCTCCGGTTTCGCGCCGCATGCGGGCGCGATCCGGTACGTCCGGAATCCGGATCGAAGTCCCTACCGCTGTCGGAGAATTAGTCATTCGATACCCAGGAACTTCTTGATGTTGCCGCTGACGATTTGTGCTGCCTTTTCCGGGCCGACCGCGTCGATTACCAGCTGCAGCGACTTCTCCGAATAGCCGAAAGTGCTTTCGTTGTGCGGATAGTCGGTGGACCACATCACGTTGTCCACGCCGATCTGGTCGATCAGCTGCAAGCCGAGCGGATCCACCATGAACGCGGCACTCATGTGCTTGTTCCAGTAGTAGCGGACGTCGTGCTTCAGTTTCGGCTCGCACATGTGCAGGTAGGACGCGTACAGATGTTCGCCGTCCTGCAGTGCCGAGGGAACCCAGGAAATCCCGCCCTCGAACCAGCCGATCCGAAGTTTCGGATGCCGGTCCAGGATGCCGGAGAAGATGTACCTGGAAAACATCTCCCGGAAGGAGTCGACATTGACCATCATCCCGACCACGAGGGTATTGAACTCGCAGGGAGCCTTGAGCCCGGTCTCCCCGATGTGATGGGAAATGGGCACGCCCGACGCTTCGATCTCGTCCCACACCGGGTCCATCGCCGTACTGGCGTAGTCGATCTGGTTGCCGTCGGCGTCCGTACCCGGGTTGAGCGGCAGCAGGAAAGTCTTGAGCCCCAACGACTTCAGCTCTTCCAGGGTCCGCCGCGTACCGGCCGGATCCCACCAGTTGATCAGCCCCGCGGCGTAGAACCGCCCCTTGGAGCGCTCCTGCAGGCCCGCCATGTACTGGTTGTAGATCCGGAACAAACGCTCGCGCATTTCCTTGTCGGAATGGAAGAACAGCGCCAAGACGGCGTTCGGAAACGCCAGTTCCTTGTAGACGCCGTCTTCGGCAAGCTGCTGAATACGGGCCTCGAGGTTGCCGCTGGCCGCGCCGACGAGGTCGTCGTACTGCATCAGGACGGCACTGAATTCGGGCGGCAAGAATGAATGTCCGGCCGCGCCGACCTGATAGGCACCTTCCTCATACCAGATCCGCGGCGCCTGAGCCTTCAGCTCCTCGGGAAGGTACTGGAAGAAAATATCGTCCGAGAGGGAGATGTGATTATCCGCCGACCACACCTCCGTCCCCGGGGGAAGACCAACGTCGCCCGTGGCGTTACCTTGCCTGTCCTTCGGCGCACCGTAGCCCTCGGGTGGATACAGCGAGACGTTCTTCGTCGGGCTTGACATCACTTGCCTCCCATGCATTTCTTATCGGAATTGGTCACCATTCGACCGGCAATTCGTAGACCCCATAGGCCAGCCGGTCGTGCTTGAAATCGACCCGGTCGATCGTCGTCGCCAGGCGCAGCGTCGGAATTCGGCGGAACAACGTCTGGAAGACGATCTGCAATTCCGCACGGGCGAGCTGCTGGCCGACACACTGATGCCGCCCGTGCCCGAATGCCATGTGCTGGTTCGCATTCGCGCGGTCGGAATCCAGCCGGCCCGGCTCCTGGAAGGTGTTGGGGTCCCAGTTCGCCGGGGCGAGGTCGATGATGATGCCCTCGTCGGCGCGGATCACCTCGCCACCGATCTCGATGTCCTCCATGGCGACCCGCCGCTGCCCGGTGTGGATGATGCTGAGGTAACGCAGCAATTCCTCGATGGCATTGGCGAGCACCTTCGGATCGTCGGTGTCACGAACAACCGCCAGCTGTTCGGGATGCTCCAGCAAGGCGAGGGTGCCGAGACCGATCATGTTGCCGGTGGTCTCGTGACCCGCGAAGAGCAGGCCGACGCCCTGCATGGCGGCTTCCCATCGATCGATCTCACCGGCCTTGACCCGTTCCGCCAGATCGGAAATCGCGTCCTCGGCGGGATTCTCGGCCTTGGCATCCACCAGATCGGCCAGGTAATTGATCATCTCGACGACGTTGGCCTGTGTCTCCTCGGCCGTGTTGTTTCGACCGAGTCCGACGTTGCTGCGGTCCTGGAAGAATTCGTGATCCTCGTAGGGCACGCCGAGCAGTTCACTGATGACCAGAGAAGGCACGGGCAATGCCAGCGCCGCCACAAGGTCGGCCGGACGCGGTCCGGCGAGCATGGCATCGATATGCTCGTCGGTGATCTTCTGAATCGCCGACCGCAGTGCCTCGACGCGCTTGAGGGCGAAGGGCTTGGTCAGCATTCTGCGATGTCGGGCATGTTCGTCGAGATCCCGATTGAATACCGATCCCGGACGCACGGTCGACATGGCCCGCATACCTTCGTTCCAGTGCGGAAATCCGGGGCGACGGTCGTCGACGCTGACTCGCGGATCGTAGAACAGGGCTTTCGCTTCGGCGTATCCGGTGATCAACCACGGCGTGCTGCCATCCCAGATCCGCACTCGGCTGAGCGGATTCGCCGCGGCGAGTTCGAGCTCCAGGGGCGGCGGCGCGAAGGGGCAGCGCATCGAGCGCTCCATCGGATACTGGGGCACGGCGGCGTCGGTCGCGGTTCCGCTCGGTGTATCGGACATGAGTCTCCGTCATTCCTCGATATTGATGGCGCGCGCGGGGCAGGCCGCAGCTGCCTGATGGACGTCGTCGGCCCGGTCCGGCGCCGGATGTTCGTTCAGCAATACGACGACGCCGTCCTCGTCGCGTTGGTCGAATACGTCGCCCGCGTACAGCGCGCACTGACCGTTGGCGAGGCATTTGTCTTGGTCGGCAATCACTTTCATCGAAGGTCCTTGACTTGGCTCTTCATGCCCGCGACGGTGCCACCGTCGACCGGCAGGATCGTGCCCGTCACATACGCCGACCGGTCGCTGCCGAAATACAGCGCGGCCTCGGCGACATCGCGAGCTTCGCCGTCTCGCCGCAGCGGTTTGGTATTTCGCATGATCTCGCGGGCGGCGCCGACAAACCTGTCGGCGTCCTCCGCACTCATGTTCGCGACGGCCGAGGCGAGCAGGGATGTCGGAATGTTTCCGGGTGCGATGCAATTGATTCGGATATCGGCGGCGGCGAATTCCATCGCGGCCGATTTGGTGAAATGTATAACCGCCGCTTTGGATGCGCGATACGACATCACGCTGGCGCCCGCCTGAACCCCGCCGATCGAAGAGACATTGATGATCGAGCCGCCCCCGTTGGCAACCATATGGCGTGCCGCTTCCCGCGTCCCCGCCATTACACCGAGCAGGTTGACACCGAGCACCTGATGGAAATCGGCGAGGTCGTCGTCGAGGAATCCGGCATGCATCGCGCCGGAAATGCCCGCGTTGTTGACCATGATGTCGAGACCGCCGAATCGCTCGACGGCGGTGGCGACCATTTGGGTGACCTGCTCGGGATCCGCGACATCGGTCTTGGTGAAGATGACGTCTGCGCCGAGGCGTTCGGCCAGCTGTTCACCGCCATCCGAATCCCGGTCGGCGATGACGACCCGGGCGCCTTCGGCCGCGAACAGCTCGACAATGGCCGCACCGATTCCAGCCGCGCCGCCGGTAACGATGGCGACTTTGCCAGCTAATTCATTCACCACAGCGTGTATGCCTTTCGTCGACGGCCGAATGAGCATCGGCGACCCGCTGCCGCCCGATACTCGGTGTGTGATACGAAAAATCTTGGACAACAACGGATCCCATGCAGACTGGTCGAGTTTCACCAGGCGCT
Protein-coding sequences here:
- a CDS encoding enoyl-CoA hydratase/isomerase family protein, with product MSESVPSAEEIILYAKDPKTKIATITFNRPDHLNAPTIAARVRYADLLHRASVDDDVKVLVIRGEGDDLGTGADLPEFMAAHTSPDQGPKLAEFRIGADEVTYPPQGSFRHGATLSSWYANSHSGIRSLQDFKKISILEVKGYCYGWHFYQAADADLVISSDDALFGHPAFRYVGWAPRMWWWAQTMGLRKFQEMVFTGRAFTAAEMYQCNFLNSVVPRDQLEAEVDKYAQACASNRPTDTVFMQKSFFEFMKQYQGEYLGSMISGLFETVGGFAAPDAEDMMFEQAMNRGINNAVKDNDSKFPPEWRLSKRARERKD
- a CDS encoding M24 family metallopeptidase, giving the protein MATEILADERALRLGRRARVLAQMEAHDLDLLVLGRQANIRYVTGTPQLWTAGTRPFGPGCVLVRETGDIHLLSTWDEGVPEDIPHENLYGIMWNPLNLMGVLRQIGGAATARRVGTDALSPLFSQFLPMAFPQAELVDGEQAMRAARRIKTPEEIVVLRDSIRIAEAGLAAAVAELRPGVTEKTLTGVMLQAMAAGGMSTPATQDAAWVTAPDHPWRRASGDRRAQAGDLVAFSAGVIGNGYIAQIGRTWPTWAPKDGTSALYERWDQLWSRLLAACRPGRLASEFLSAYEAAGEPLPPLPVAHALGLGFDAPVVSRQLPATAAAEHLEPGMVLAVTGYVWEQGIGAVFGREMVLITADGPEVLTSGPSWNSNAGLAIGASHE
- a CDS encoding Xaa-Pro peptidase family protein; translation: MTNSPTAVGTSIRIPDVPDRARMRRETGARLRAAMAEQGVDALVLLEDQSVMYATGASWPLGDAGLSHIECPVAVVLADDEWPHLFMPFREGAATETELPADYVHGPVYLEFDEGVTDFARILAELVPSGARVAVDQSTGAMRRAERKLFPSGSLTDAALVLSAAKLVKTQDELACIRTACRITDTAMVDVHAALAPGIRQIDLSAAFVRRAFELGATANILDPIWQVMPESKAEGVWTVHDDLALPLLTTERELARGDVLWTDVSISYGGYCSDFGRTWVVGQDPTPRQQAQFTRWREILDAVLAVTRAGASLNELARAAIDANGGEKPWLPHFYLGHGIGVGPAEMPMIGTDLGEDFDKNFVLAPGTVVVLEPVVWEDGTGGYRSEEIIVITEEGFIPLTDYTYAPYGN
- a CDS encoding amidohydrolase family protein, which translates into the protein MSSPTKNVSLYPPEGYGAPKDRQGNATGDVGLPPGTEVWSADNHISLSDDIFFQYLPEELKAQAPRIWYEEGAYQVGAAGHSFLPPEFSAVLMQYDDLVGAASGNLEARIQQLAEDGVYKELAFPNAVLALFFHSDKEMRERLFRIYNQYMAGLQERSKGRFYAAGLINWWDPAGTRRTLEELKSLGLKTFLLPLNPGTDADGNQIDYASTAMDPVWDEIEASGVPISHHIGETGLKAPCEFNTLVVGMMVNVDSFREMFSRYIFSGILDRHPKLRIGWFEGGISWVPSALQDGEHLYASYLHMCEPKLKHDVRYYWNKHMSAAFMVDPLGLQLIDQIGVDNVMWSTDYPHNESTFGYSEKSLQLVIDAVGPEKAAQIVSGNIKKFLGIE
- a CDS encoding cytochrome P450 translates to MSDTPSGTATDAAVPQYPMERSMRCPFAPPPLELELAAANPLSRVRIWDGSTPWLITGYAEAKALFYDPRVSVDDRRPGFPHWNEGMRAMSTVRPGSVFNRDLDEHARHRRMLTKPFALKRVEALRSAIQKITDEHIDAMLAGPRPADLVAALALPVPSLVISELLGVPYEDHEFFQDRSNVGLGRNNTAEETQANVVEMINYLADLVDAKAENPAEDAISDLAERVKAGEIDRWEAAMQGVGLLFAGHETTGNMIGLGTLALLEHPEQLAVVRDTDDPKVLANAIEELLRYLSIIHTGQRRVAMEDIEIGGEVIRADEGIIIDLAPANWDPNTFQEPGRLDSDRANANQHMAFGHGRHQCVGQQLARAELQIVFQTLFRRIPTLRLATTIDRVDFKHDRLAYGVYELPVEW
- a CDS encoding ferredoxin, which codes for MKVIADQDKCLANGQCALYAGDVFDQRDEDGVVVLLNEHPAPDRADDVHQAAAACPARAINIEE
- a CDS encoding SDR family oxidoreductase, encoding MVNELAGKVAIVTGGAAGIGAAIVELFAAEGARVVIADRDSDGGEQLAERLGADVIFTKTDVADPEQVTQMVATAVERFGGLDIMVNNAGISGAMHAGFLDDDLADFHQVLGVNLLGVMAGTREAARHMVANGGGSIINVSSIGGVQAGASVMSYRASKAAVIHFTKSAAMEFAAADIRINCIAPGNIPTSLLASAVANMSAEDADRFVGAAREIMRNTKPLRRDGEARDVAEAALYFGSDRSAYVTGTILPVDGGTVAGMKSQVKDLR